AGTTAGCAAAACTAAAAAAAGATGATTTTACAAATGCACAAGCACTATTTGAAGCTTTAAGTAAATTTCACAATACTTATTATCTATCACTTATTGAAGAGTTATCTGTAACTGCAAAAATTTTAGATGCGGATGGTGACTAGTGGACTTTTTTGCACTTGAGTATTTTATCAACCCAAACAAAAGAATATATTGGGGATTTTTACTGAGTTCTTTAGTAATTACATTTATATATATTTATTTGAAGAAAGATAGTAATTCTAAAATACTATTTTCTTCAAAACTTTGGTGGCACCCAAGTGCAAGACTTGATTATAGTTATTTTTTAGTTTCTTACTTTATTAAACTATTTATGATTTATCCTGTGGTTATAAGTGCAAAAACAATAGCTTTAGAAGTTAATTATACTATGAGTGAACAATTTGGATATTTTTTTACAAACTCATTTTCTTATGAAACTATTATGATTTTGTATACAATCACACTTTTTACAGTAAGTGACTTTACAAGATACTGGATACATAGATTTTTACATACAATTCCATTTTTATGGCACTTTCATAAGGTGCATCATAGTGCAAAGGTCTTGAATCCTCTGACTTTTTATAGGGTACATCCTATTGAAAATATACTTTTTGGATTTAGATACTCAATAAGCATAGGGCTTGTTACAGGAGTGTTTATTTACTTTTTTGGAGCAATGCTTAGTGTATATGATATTTTTGGAGTAAATGTATTTGTATTTGTGTTTTCACTACTTGGCTCAAACCTTAGACATTCACATGTGAAATTTAAATATTTTTCATGGTGTGAAAAATGGCTAATTTCTCCTTATATGCATCAAATACACCATAGTACAAAGCATTTGGATAGAAACTATGGTGGATATTTGGCTATATGGGATAGGGTATTTAATACCCTTACCTTATCAAATGAGGTAAAAAATATAAAATTTGGACTAAGAAAGGAACAAATGGGCGATTATGATTCTTTATTGAAGCTTATTTATACACCTTTTTTAACTTTACTACAAAGGAAAAAGATATGAGATATCTAAAAATGATTGGTTTTTCTTTGATTGCATTGATAATAGCAGGATGTAATCAAACACCTACTATGTCAAAAAAAGAATTGGCAAAACTACAACTAGAAAAAGAACAATTAGGTAAAATTCTATTTTTTGATAAAAATTTATCTAAAAATAGAACTCAAAATTGTGCAACATGTCACAATCCAGAAAGAGGGTTTGCTGATGATAGAGATAATGGCGTAGGAAAGATGGCATCACTTGGAGATGACAATAAATCACTTGGAGATAGACAAGCTCCAACAGCATCATATGCTATGTTTTCACCAGTATTTCACTATGACAAAAAAAATAAAAAATATAAAGGTGGACAATTTTGGGATGGAAGAGAAGGAACACTAGCTGGACAAGCAGGTGGACCACCATTAAACCCAGTAGAAATGGGAATGCCAAGTAAAGAAGCTGTTGTAAATAGACTTAAAGAAAATGAGTATTATATACAAAGATTTAAAGAAATTTATGGTGAAGATATCTTCAAGTCAAATGAAAAAGCATTTTTTGCTATGACTGAGCTTATTGAAGCTTTTGAGATGACTAAAGAGTTTGCACCTTTTGACTCAAAATATGATAGATATTTAAAAGGTGAATATGACTTAACAGTATTAGAAGATTTAGGGCGTTCAATATTCTTCTCAAACAACAATAATTCTTGTGCAAATTGTCATGTATTAAAAGGTGAAGATAAAAAAGGTGAAACTTTTACAAACTATGAGTATCACAATATAGGAACACCAATAAACCATGAATTAAGAGCCAAAAATGGAACAACTTCAATAGATAATGGACTTTTAAATAACCCAGCTGTAACAGATGAAAAACACAAAGGTAAATATAAAGTTCCAACACTAAGAAATGTAGCAGTTACAGGACCATATATGCACAATGGTGTATTTAAAGACCTAAGAACAGTTGTAGAATTTTATGATAAATACAACAATAAAGATAGAAAAATAAATCCAGAAACTGGTAAACCATGGCAAGATCCAGAAGTAGAAGAAACAATCTCACTTGAAGATCTTAAAGCCAACAAACTAATAGATAGAAAAGTAGAAGCACTTGTAGCTTTTATGAAACTACTAACTGACAAAAGATACGAACACCTACTAGAAGAAAACGAAAATAAATAATCAAAAGGTTAAAGCCTTTTGATTATTTGCAATTTAATTTTATAAATAACAATATTTTTTAAGAGTTTTGAAACCAAGTGGCTTATATACTTTATTTATAAAAGTAGGGAGAAAACTATGAATAAAAAAAGAGTTTTGATAACTGGTGGAAATAAAGGTATTGGTTTAGCTGTTTCAAGAGCTATGTTAGAGCTAGGACATGAGGTTATTATGCTTGCAAGGGAGTTTGAAACTTGTCCTTTAGTTGGGGTAAAAGATGTAACTGCTGTTGAGTTTGATTTATCAAAGCTTGAAGATTTACCAGCACTTGCAAAAGAGCTTGGTGATATTGATATTTTAATAAACAATGCAGGTTATATGCAACCTAAATATACATATGATAACTATCCTGTTGAAGCAAGAAATGCTATTATGAATGTGGATTTATATGCTCCTATTGAACTTATGAATCTATTTTGTGAGCATATGAAAAAGCAAAAATATGGAAGAATAGTAAATACAGCTTCAATTGCTGGACAAGTAGGGCATCCTGATGTTTGGTATGGTATTGCAAAAGCTGGACTTATAAATGCTACAAAAATCTATGGAAAACTTTTAGGTGCACATGGTATTACTGTAAATTGTGTAGCTCCAAGTCCAACAGAAACAGATATGCAAAAAGATAATTCAGAAGAGAGAAAAAAAGAGTTTAAAAAGACAGTTGCCACAGGTAGATTTGCTCAGCCAGAAGAAGTAGCAAAAGCAATTGTTTGGTTAGCAACAGATTGTCCAGAATATATCAATGGTATTTGCCTTGATATAAACAACTGCTCATATCCAAGATAAAAAAATAGCTAGAGTTATTCTAGCTATTTTGATTGTTTAGTATCTAGCTTAAATCTTAAAGTTTTGTAAACTTTGCATTTACACCTATTATTTGGTATTTAAAACCATATCCATAATCAACATCTGTGTTAATTGTCCCTATAACTTCTACTTTGTCACCTTTTTTTACTTTTTCATCTGCATTTGGTGATCTAAAGATTATAGAGTCATTTGTACCTTTGATTTTAACCCATGTATTTCCAAGTACTTTATTTGATACTTGTACTACTTCACCTTGGATTTGTACATTTTTATTTTTAAAGGCATCTTTTTTCTCAAAAAGTTTTGCTATTGTTGTTTTGATTGGTTTATCTTTTGATATTACAATTTCATCAAATTTTGGATTAGGTTTTTCACCTTTTGTCATCTGTCCATGAATTCCATGCACATTATTTGTTCCATGAATTGCTTTTTTTGCATTTGGCATCTCTGCAAACATAACTTTTTCAAATGTTCTATTTAATGCAGTACTTTTAAAGTTTGTCATCCACATTTGTTCACTAATTTTAATAGTTTCACCAACTATTACTTTTGTAGCTGGAACTGCTGCCCAGTAGTTTTTATCTTTATCTTGAATTTTTACATATGTATAGCTACCCGCATCTTTAAATTCTAAAACTTTTCCCTCATGGATTGTGTCTTTCTTTGCAAAAGCTGTATTTACACTCAATAATACACCAACACAACCTATTGTTATTTTTTTTAACATTCTTTTTCCTTAGTAAAAATTGCCTTCCCTTGTCTGAATTTTATATTAATTAAACTTTATAAATTCTTTTTAGTATAGCTTTATAAAGTTTTGTTTATAATATAAAGACAAAACAAATAATTCTAAGGTTTTTAATGAAAATAAAATTCATTTTCTTTTTCTTTATATTTACTCTTTTTTCAAAACTTTTTGCACAAAGTATAGAAAATAGAATAGATTTAAAATCACTTTTTTTATTGTCATTGCATGGAGAAAAAGAAAAAAGTATAAAAAACAATAATTTAATAGTAAATAATAATAAATTTTTTATAGATAATCAAAGACTAGTAAATGGACTGTATTCTCAAAGTAACTATAATTCATTGACAGTTTTAATACAACTTTTATATACAAATAATCATATTTTAAAAAACAAAAAAAGCAAATATCTTTTAAATAGTGCATTATATGCAAAGCATGAGGGCTTAAATGAAGCTACTTTGTATGAAATAGCAAAGCTTTATTTTAAAGTTTTAAATTTAAAAAAACAATTACAATTAAATATGAAAAGAGAAAAACTTTTAAGACAAACCTTAGAATATGCAAAAGAAAGAGAAAAAATAGGTATAAATATCAGTGATGATTTAAAAAGTTTATACTTACAATTAAGAAATGTAAGTGTTGATAGAATAAAGATTTATGAAGAAAAAACTAAATTAAAACAAATGCTAAAAGTATTAGTTAAAAAAGAGCTTGATAATTTCAATTTAAAAGATTATGATTTAAAAAGTGATGAATTTTTAGTAAAAAATGAATCAATGATTTTTTATGTAAATACTAAAGAGAAACTAAATAGAGTTTCAAATAAATTAGCTTCCAAATACATAGATGAAAATATACAAATTACAGTAATGCAAAGTTTATTAAATAGTAAAAAAGACAAAGCAAAAGAAGATGAGTACACACAAGAACTTTTAAAAAAATCTAAAACTGTAGATGAAGTAATAAACGAGCATAAAAATTCAAATACAAACAAACCTTGGAATAAAGAGGATTTTGACAAGATAATAAAAGAAAAGCTTCCTTTATATATCAATGCAAAGGTTACTTTAAAAAACAATCAAAATAAAAAAGAAGTTAAGAACTTAAACTTAACAATCAAAAATCAAAAATCAAAAATTCATAATACAATTTCTAAAAACTTGCACTATTTAATTTCAAATTACAAAACAATAAATAACTCAAAAATTTCAAATAAAAATGCTCAAAGAAATTATATATTAAATAAAAAGATGTATAGAAAAGGTGATATCTCTTTAGATGTACTTTTAAATGCACAAAAAAATATGATTATTTCTTTATTAAATGGATATAACGCTAGATATGAATACTTACAAGATATTGTAGCGATACTTTATAATACAGGAAAAATTAAATCTTTTGCATATGATGGAATTAAACAAGAGTTTGAAAATAGTATCTTTTAAGATAACTATTTTCTACGAATTTTTATATTATTTAGTATCTTAACTGCAAATAAAGTCATAATAGTTCCTATAATTATAGAAAGACTAATATTTTCTTTTAGAAAAATTGCACTAAATCCTATTGCAAAAAATGGAACTAAAAATATAAATGAACTTACTTCATTTGTACCTAGTTTTTCAATTCCTATAAAATATATACTTGTAGCAAAAGTAGTTGAAATAACTGACAAAGATAAAATATTGAACCAAAAAATTCCATCGAAACCACTATAATCAATGGTTCTAACATCTAAAAAGAAAATCATAACTAATACATTTGAAATACAATACATATAAAAAGTAAAAACCATAGGGTTTGTTTTTGTAATTTTTGAGCTAACTATTGTCAAAACTGGCCAAAGTAGTGAACCTATTAAAAAATACATATTATATGTAGTAAAAATTTGTTCAGCACTAAAAGAGAAAACATTTAATATTGTAAGTACTCCAAAAGCTCCTAATACAAGTGCAAATATATCTTTTCTCAAAATCTTTTTAGAATAAAAAATTGCCATTATTATAAATGTATTTATGGGAATAAGTGTAGTTACAAGTGCTCCGCCTAAACTAGCAGTTCCATATTTTGTTCCTAAAAAATAACATTTCATATATCCAATCATAACGATTGAAGCAATAAGTGCTAAAAAAAGGCTTCTTTTATTTATATAAAAATATTTTCGCGTAATCATTAAAACAGGTGCTAGTGAAATAATAGTAAAAAGATTTCTAAAAAACATAAGTTCATACTCATTTATATAAGCACTTAAAACCTTTGCGTTTACCCAAGAAGCACCCCATCCAGCCATTGCTAAAACCATAAAAATATAAAAAATAGTTCTGTTTGTTTGTGTCATATATCTTCTTTTTATTTTTAATATAACAAAAATAAAAATATAATTATAGAATAAAATTGCTATTTTTTATTTATTCTTGAGGGTGTGTAGCCATAAAGTTTTTTGAAGTTTCTTGTAAAGTGTGATTGGTCGTTGAATCCTACTTGTAAACTAGCTTGAGATAAACTTACATCATTTTTAATAAGATTGATTGCTTTATTTATTCTTTGGTTTATAATAAAATTGTGAGGTGTTATTCCAAACTCTTTTTTAAATACTCTTAAAAAATGGTATTTACTCATATTTGAATTTCTTGCTAATTGTTCTAGGTTAAAATCTGTATCAAGATTATCACATATAAATTCATAACTATTTTTTATAACTCTTTTGTCATCAAAAATATTTTCAAAACTCTTTTTTGTATGAGAAGTATAATTTAAAATCAAGTAAGACAATGCATCTACTAAACTACTTTGAATAAGTAAGATGTCTTCATTATTATAATAGTTCATAAAAAAATTATGCAATTTAAAAAATAGTATTTTATCACTAAAAACATGTTTCTGAAAAATTGGTATTTTCTTTTCAAAAAAGATATCTTCATATATATTTGAAAGTAGTTCTACTTTTGGATAAAAATTTGAGTGTGACCATGCACTTGATACTCCTCCATGAAGTTCCCCTGGATTATTTACCCTTGATGTATATCTAAAAGAATCATATTTTTGATTAGTGTTAAAAGATTTTAATACCCCTTCATAAGTTATTCCAATAGTATAAGTATCATGAAAGTGTTTTGAAAAGTTGTTATTTGAAAGTTTTACACATTCAAATGTTGTATCTTTTAATAATTTATTCATATTAAAATTCTAAATTAAAGTTGAATATAGAGTTATTTGTCTAAACATTCTGGGCAAATACCTTTTATAATAATATTATCAATCTCATGCTTTGCTAAATTAAAATCAATATTTTGAGATATACATTCAATATTCGAACACTTGCAACAAATAAAGTGCGCATGAGGATTGTTTTGAATCTCATAATATCTTTTTTTGTCATTTGATTCAAAGCTACTTATTATATGTTCATCTTCAAATTTTGTTATATTTCTATAAAAAGTTGCCTTATCCATAGAAAGATTACTTTTTATATCATCATAACAAATAGGTTTATTTGAATTCATAAGTATCTCAAGAATTGCTTTTCTTGCTGTTGTTAATTTTAAATTTTTTTCATTTATTAGTTTTTCTATATTCATAACAAAGATTATATCGATTATTTTTTAAAATATTATTAGAAGATGCAACTAAGTTGCGTTAAAGTTTTTATATATTATTATTCCACAAATGCAACTCGATTGCAAAAGGAGAAAAAATGAAAAAGTTATTTATTGCAATTTTGGCACTAAGTAGTGTTGTTTTTGCAAAAGAAGTTACAGTGAGTATTTTGCCTCAAAAATATATAGTTGAAAAGATTGCAAAAGATAAAATCGATGTAAATGTTATGGTTAAGCCAGGGTTTTCACCTGCAACATATGAACCAAAAACTTCTCAAATGAGAAAACTTGCAAAATCAGAAGTTTATTTTGCTATTGGAGTTCCTTTTGAAAAAGTTTGGTTAGAAAAATTTAAAAATGCAAATGAAAATTTAAATATTATAGATACATCAATAGGAATAAAAAAACTTGCAATGGCAAAACATGAGCATCATGATGAAGATGAACATGACCATGAAGCACATCACGAAGAGGAACATGAACATGAAGAATCGGCACACCATGAAGATGAACATGACCATGAAGCACATCACGACCATGAAGATGAAACTCATGAACACTCAGGTTTAGATCCACATATTTGGCTAGATCCTATTTTAGTTAAAACACAAGCAAAAAATGTTTATGAAGTATTAGTTGATATTGATTCAAAAAATAAAGATTTTTACAAAAAAAATTATGAAAATTTTATAAAAGAATTAGATGAGCTTTATTTGGAAATAAAAACTATTATAAAACCTGTAAAAGATAAAGCATTTATGGTATTTCATCCATCTTGGGGATATTTTGCTAAAAGATTTCATTTAGAACAAATTGCTGTTGAGGTTCAAGGAAAAGAACCAAAACCAAATCAATTAGTTGACTTAATCAATGAAGCAAAAGAGCACAATATTAAAGTTGTATTTGTAGCACCGCAGTTTTCTCAAAAAAGTGCAAAAATTTTAGCTTCAAATATCAAAGGTGATGCAGTTGTGATGAATCCACTTGAAGAAAATTTAAAAGAATCATTAATAAAAACTGCAAAACAAATAGTAAGTTCGTATAAGTAAAAATGCTTAAAGTTTTATTTTCTTTTATACTTACACAAAGCATAGTTTTTGCTTGTGCTTTGTGTAGTGTTTACTCTCCCCAAACAAAAGTAGCTATTAATGTAAACTCAACAGATACAAAAATTAATTCAATTGATGTTAAGTGGGTTATTACAAAAGAGTTTACTGACCAGTTAAAACAAATATATGATACAAATTTAGATGATAAACTTGATGAATATGAGATGAAGTTTATTCAAAAAGCCTTAGTTGATTATGCTTCAATTAAAAATTTTATGACACATATCTCATATGGAGAAGTTATAGATAAACAAAATTCTGATTTAGTAAAAGTAAGCTCTTATAAAGCAAAAATAATTGATGGAATACTTCACTTTTTTTATACTATTGATGTAGATTATGATATAAAAAATGATTATGCTTTATATATT
The window above is part of the Malaciobacter marinus genome. Proteins encoded here:
- a CDS encoding sterol desaturase family protein, producing MKKDSNSKILFSSKLWWHPSARLDYSYFLVSYFIKLFMIYPVVISAKTIALEVNYTMSEQFGYFFTNSFSYETIMILYTITLFTVSDFTRYWIHRFLHTIPFLWHFHKVHHSAKVLNPLTFYRVHPIENILFGFRYSISIGLVTGVFIYFFGAMLSVYDIFGVNVFVFVFSLLGSNLRHSHVKFKYFSWCEKWLISPYMHQIHHSTKHLDRNYGGYLAIWDRVFNTLTLSNEVKNIKFGLRKEQMGDYDSLLKLIYTPFLTLLQRKKI
- a CDS encoding cytochrome-c peroxidase, translating into MRYLKMIGFSLIALIIAGCNQTPTMSKKELAKLQLEKEQLGKILFFDKNLSKNRTQNCATCHNPERGFADDRDNGVGKMASLGDDNKSLGDRQAPTASYAMFSPVFHYDKKNKKYKGGQFWDGREGTLAGQAGGPPLNPVEMGMPSKEAVVNRLKENEYYIQRFKEIYGEDIFKSNEKAFFAMTELIEAFEMTKEFAPFDSKYDRYLKGEYDLTVLEDLGRSIFFSNNNNSCANCHVLKGEDKKGETFTNYEYHNIGTPINHELRAKNGTTSIDNGLLNNPAVTDEKHKGKYKVPTLRNVAVTGPYMHNGVFKDLRTVVEFYDKYNNKDRKINPETGKPWQDPEVEETISLEDLKANKLIDRKVEALVAFMKLLTDKRYEHLLEENENK
- a CDS encoding SDR family NAD(P)-dependent oxidoreductase; translated protein: MNKKRVLITGGNKGIGLAVSRAMLELGHEVIMLAREFETCPLVGVKDVTAVEFDLSKLEDLPALAKELGDIDILINNAGYMQPKYTYDNYPVEARNAIMNVDLYAPIELMNLFCEHMKKQKYGRIVNTASIAGQVGHPDVWYGIAKAGLINATKIYGKLLGAHGITVNCVAPSPTETDMQKDNSEERKKEFKKTVATGRFAQPEEVAKAIVWLATDCPEYINGICLDINNCSYPR
- a CDS encoding GW dipeptide domain-containing protein, which produces MLKKITIGCVGVLLSVNTAFAKKDTIHEGKVLEFKDAGSYTYVKIQDKDKNYWAAVPATKVIVGETIKISEQMWMTNFKSTALNRTFEKVMFAEMPNAKKAIHGTNNVHGIHGQMTKGEKPNPKFDEIVISKDKPIKTTIAKLFEKKDAFKNKNVQIQGEVVQVSNKVLGNTWVKIKGTNDSIIFRSPNADEKVKKGDKVEVIGTINTDVDYGYGFKYQIIGVNAKFTKL
- a CDS encoding TolC family protein, whose protein sequence is MKIKFIFFFFIFTLFSKLFAQSIENRIDLKSLFLLSLHGEKEKSIKNNNLIVNNNKFFIDNQRLVNGLYSQSNYNSLTVLIQLLYTNNHILKNKKSKYLLNSALYAKHEGLNEATLYEIAKLYFKVLNLKKQLQLNMKREKLLRQTLEYAKEREKIGINISDDLKSLYLQLRNVSVDRIKIYEEKTKLKQMLKVLVKKELDNFNLKDYDLKSDEFLVKNESMIFYVNTKEKLNRVSNKLASKYIDENIQITVMQSLLNSKKDKAKEDEYTQELLKKSKTVDEVINEHKNSNTNKPWNKEDFDKIIKEKLPLYINAKVTLKNNQNKKEVKNLNLTIKNQKSKIHNTISKNLHYLISNYKTINNSKISNKNAQRNYILNKKMYRKGDISLDVLLNAQKNMIISLLNGYNARYEYLQDIVAILYNTGKIKSFAYDGIKQEFENSIF
- a CDS encoding DMT family transporter, producing the protein MTQTNRTIFYIFMVLAMAGWGASWVNAKVLSAYINEYELMFFRNLFTIISLAPVLMITRKYFYINKRSLFLALIASIVMIGYMKCYFLGTKYGTASLGGALVTTLIPINTFIIMAIFYSKKILRKDIFALVLGAFGVLTILNVFSFSAEQIFTTYNMYFLIGSLLWPVLTIVSSKITKTNPMVFTFYMYCISNVLVMIFFLDVRTIDYSGFDGIFWFNILSLSVISTTFATSIYFIGIEKLGTNEVSSFIFLVPFFAIGFSAIFLKENISLSIIIGTIMTLFAVKILNNIKIRRK
- a CDS encoding AraC family transcriptional regulator yields the protein MNKLLKDTTFECVKLSNNNFSKHFHDTYTIGITYEGVLKSFNTNQKYDSFRYTSRVNNPGELHGGVSSAWSHSNFYPKVELLSNIYEDIFFEKKIPIFQKHVFSDKILFFKLHNFFMNYYNNEDILLIQSSLVDALSYLILNYTSHTKKSFENIFDDKRVIKNSYEFICDNLDTDFNLEQLARNSNMSKYHFLRVFKKEFGITPHNFIINQRINKAINLIKNDVSLSQASLQVGFNDQSHFTRNFKKLYGYTPSRINKK
- a CDS encoding Fur family transcriptional regulator, coding for MNIEKLINEKNLKLTTARKAILEILMNSNKPICYDDIKSNLSMDKATFYRNITKFEDEHIISSFESNDKKRYYEIQNNPHAHFICCKCSNIECISQNIDFNLAKHEIDNIIIKGICPECLDK
- a CDS encoding metal ABC transporter solute-binding protein, Zn/Mn family; translation: MKKLFIAILALSSVVFAKEVTVSILPQKYIVEKIAKDKIDVNVMVKPGFSPATYEPKTSQMRKLAKSEVYFAIGVPFEKVWLEKFKNANENLNIIDTSIGIKKLAMAKHEHHDEDEHDHEAHHEEEHEHEESAHHEDEHDHEAHHDHEDETHEHSGLDPHIWLDPILVKTQAKNVYEVLVDIDSKNKDFYKKNYENFIKELDELYLEIKTIIKPVKDKAFMVFHPSWGYFAKRFHLEQIAVEVQGKEPKPNQLVDLINEAKEHNIKVVFVAPQFSQKSAKILASNIKGDAVVMNPLEENLKESLIKTAKQIVSSYK